A part of Podarcis muralis chromosome 13, rPodMur119.hap1.1, whole genome shotgun sequence genomic DNA contains:
- the CENPC gene encoding centromere protein C, with the protein MHSLNHLKGNYRSRYCNKQGPNKVPDIQQGENVLKYIQDCFTSCAEENTVCSPSISCCSSPCSDFSQTLSHGRKEEQIEPEPSKINYVQNVFNTNISLPSTEENDRISDAATLKGAETPSSEHSIDEDVPVIFGIPAFLNEDKEKSHREMSPRWHEEAPDKDLQSSTDARKSGEHHARKETKELSPCFAISSCQKKIPESVASLDAMTRSSKERNTASIEAEDECEFVIEESFGLSSTSWISTSPRNKKQQKVNLISASSEGKKRAKQQSVRRQNKRASENLVTPAPIKQSKPKLINTAERTVTGMQNDSRTNERIAVEGGPLPLTVNTIQQVRKQTPSKSKPSVGICNEDCQVSASRSHAGDLLFSQEQDHNFSLQPQAVVSTAQKSSQCKRSMKQSCSKVKPLVVSRDEGCQDSASPIEVQSERIHSSGHDVLKAPSSATRTGEQLPCSKKPMKQIHSKRKPSVEIHEDYRQECTPAAVSPRGRQKSIDAEDPAPVVGGKLSKRKQSVTHTAQRLSRSKSAKGRKPKRTLSRKDLETPMSIVKRPRRKNKVLVSSDSSGSEHGGEEQCGEEGEATGGSKRVPVSEQISENESSEGGGSPCEPISEPTKTLPRELRPTSSGSAQESGIAFYQEDYPEQYVAEKILNTSVERKNNNTRSSHGPVSKIKTSSKHQIAVNREDSTSDESEDLEEEEGVTYLNALKRKMILPSNTPNIRRTKRMRLKPLEYWRGERVKYKMRPSGGFVVDGVISPEQREPRKRKPKRTIPLLEFEVPDDSAVSLKSLSQPAVVFDKDTNKEVLLDCVSRSNSHLLFINDETVSIYKQLNTPSFSAGKLILKPLKEKGFQYSHTDTLVFHISCGKLLLMLYDQYYRLTAGDYFFIPPGNVYNLRNLLNKECVVLFTQMKGSRSENS; encoded by the exons ATGCACTCCCTg AATCACTTAAAAGGTAACTACAGATCAAGATACTGCAACAAACAAGG TCCAAATAAAGTTCCTGATATACAGCAAGGAGAAAATGTATTGAAATATATACAAGACTGCTTTACAT CTTGTGCAGAGGAAAATACAGTATGCTCCCCAAGCATATCATGTTGCTCATCCCCTTGCTCAGACTTCAGTCAAACTCTATCTCATGGGAGAAAG GAAGAACAGATAGAGCCAGAACCAAGTAAGATTAACTATGTGCAGAATGTATTTAATACCAACATCTCCTTACCATCAACAGAAGAAAATGACAGGATTTCAG ATGCGGCAACGTTAAAAGGTGCTGAAACCCCAAGCAGTGAGCATTCCATAGATGAGGATGTCCCGGTGATATTCGGAATACCTGCTTTCCTGAATGAGGACAAAGAGAAATCTCATAGGGAAAT gagcccaaggtggcatgAAGAGGCACCTGATAAAGATTTACAGAGCAGCACAGATGCTAGAAAATCTGGGGAGCATCATgcaaggaaagaaacaaaggaGCTTTCACCATGTTTTGCTATCTCTTCCTGTCAAAAGAAAATACCAGAGTCTGTAGCATCATTAGACGCCATGACAAGATCTTCTAAAGAACG AAATACAGCCAGTATAGAGGCAGAAGACGAGTGCGAGTTTGTTATAGAGGAATCATTTGGATTGAGTTCTACATCCTGGATTTCAACATCCCCAAGGAACAAAAAGCAACAGAAAGTCAACTTAATATCTGCATCGtctgaagggaaaaaaagagcTAAGCAGCAGAGTGTCAGAAGACAAAATAAAAGGGCATCAGAGAATCTTGTTACACCAGCGCCAATAAAGCAAAGCAAACCGAAGTTAATTAACACTGCTGAAAGAACTGTTACCGGGATGCAAAATGATTCAAGGACTAATGAAAGAATCGCTGTGGAAGGCGGCCCCTTGCCGCTAACTGTAAATACCATCCAACAAGTAAGAAAGCAAACACCTTCCAAGAGTAAGCCATCTGTCGGTATATGCAATGAGGATTGCCAAGTGTCTGCAAGTAGAAGCCACGCAGGGGACCTTCTTTTCTCACAGGAGCAGGACCACAATTTTTCATTGCAGCCACAGGCCGTCGTAAGTACAGCCCAGAAGTCATCCCAGTGTAAGCGATCTATGAAGCAGAGCTGCTCAAAAGTTAAGCCTTTGGTGGTATCGCGTGATGAAGGCTGTCAGGATTCTGCCAGTCCTATAGAGGTGCAGTCAGAACGGATTCATTCTTCAGGCCACGATGTTTTGAAAGCGCCATCCTCTGCGACACGTACAGGTGAGCAATTACCTTGCAGTAAAAAACCTATGAAACAAATACATTCAAAAAGGAAGCCATCGGTAGAAATTCACGAAGATTATAGGCAAGAATGCACACCTGCAGCTGTGTCCCCACGGGGTCGTCAAAAGTCTATAGACGCCGAGGATCCTGCTCCTGTTGTGGGGGGGAAATTATCAAAGCGCAAGCAGTCCGTTACACATACAGCCCAAAGGTTGTCACGCAGCAAATCAGCTAAGGGGCGAAAGCCTAAAAGAACGCTGTCTCGAAAAGATTTGGAAACCCCAATGAGTATTGTTAAAAGACccagaaggaaaaataaggtgcTGGTTTCGAGTGATAGCTCTGGAAGCGAGCATGGAGGAGAAGAACAGTGTGGTGAAGAGGGTGAAGCCACTGGAGGAAGTAAGAGGGTGCCGGTTTCAGAGCAAATCTCAGAAAACGAGAGTTCTGAAGGGGGTGGAAGCCCCTGTGAACCAATAAGCGAACCAACGAAGACGTTGCCACGGGAATTAAGACCGACTTCCTCAGGAAGTGCTCAAGAAAGTGGAATTGCCTTCTACCAAGAGGATTATCCTGAACAGTATGTGGCAGAAAAAATATTAAATACTTCTGTGGAACGAAAAAACAACAATACGCGTTCCTCGCA TGGCCCTGTTTCTAAAATAAAAACTTCTTCAAAACATCAGATTGCTGTTAACAGGGAGGATTCAACATCAG ATGAATCTgaagacttggaagaggaggaaggtgtAACTTATTTAAATGCACTGAAGCGCAAAATGA TATTGCCTTCAAACACGCCCAACATTCGCCGGACCAAAAGAATGCGTCTTAAACCATTGGAGTACTGGCGAGGAGAACGCGTGAAATACAAGATGAGACCTTCAG GTGGCTTTGTAGTCGATGGGGTAATATCACCTGAACAGAGAGAACCCAGGAAACGAAAACCTAAAAGGACAATACCTCTTCTGGAGTTTG AAGTACCCGACGACTCAGCTGTTTCCTTAAAAAGTCTTTCTCAGCCAGCTGTTGTGTTTGATAAAGATACCAATAAAGAGGTTCTTCTTG ACTGTGTGAGCAGGAGTAATTCACATTTGCTTTTCATCAATGATGAGACGGTGTCCATATACAAACAACTGAATACCCCTTCCTTTTCTGCCGGCAAACTGATACTAAAGCCATTAAAAGAAAAGGGATTTCAGTATTCTCACACAGATACACTG GTTTTTCACATTTCTTGCGGAAAGCTCCTTTTGATGCTGTATGACCAGTATTACCGTCTGACTGCCGGAGACTATTTTTTTATCCCGCCGG GGAACGTGTACAACCTACGTAATCTCTTGAATAAAGAATGTGTTGTCCTCTTCACTCAAATGAAAGGAAGCAG gtCCGAAAATTCATGA
- the LOC114582354 gene encoding uncharacterized protein LOC114582354 isoform X2: MPPSQVPPSCPILGLEWLGARCLLMSPFVLQRGEGSAWEPLHHGRDWSPDKGLSPQRAVDWENLQQPSGAGKPSEIRRYAVTFCGRGSVSLSSYQLQLLRKEGRCSGCGARNHWKSWS; this comes from the exons atgcccccttcccaggtccccccctcctgccccataCTGGGGCTAGAGTGGCTGGGAGCCAGGTGCCTGCTGATGTCTCCGTTTGTTTTGCAGCGAGGAGAAGGTTCAGCCTGGGAGCCGCTGCATCACGGGAGGGACTGGAGCCCAGACAAAGGCCTCTCACCCCAGAG GGCTGTGGATTGGGAAAACCTCCAGCAGCCCAGCGGTGCTGGGAAACCCAGTGAAATTCGGAGGTATGCTGTGACCTTCTGTGGCAGGGGAAGTGTTTCCCTGTCATCTTACCAACTGCAG CTTCTCAGAAAGGAAGGACGATGCAGCGGTTGTGGCGCCAGGAATCACTGGAAGTCGTG